The following DNA comes from Trueperaceae bacterium.
TGCGGGACCTGGACGCCAGCGTGACCCGCGTGGCCGTGTGGGCCGCCGAGATCGAGGAGCATGCCAGGCGCTGAGGGCGAGCCGGCCGGCCGGCCCCGGCACGGGTTCTCCCTCGACCTGGGGGCCGGCGTCGCGTTGCGGCTGCGGGAGCCGCACCACGTGGGGCCCTACTCCGAGCTGGTGGCCAGGAACAGCGTGCGGCTGGCCGCCGCGCCGGTGGGTCTCGTGCCCGCCGGCAGCGCCGGCGCCGGCGCGCACACGGACCTGGCGCTGGCGGAGTTCGTGGCCGGCACGGGCTGGGAGGCCGACCTGGTGGTCGGGGGAGCGCTGTGGGGCGCGGTGCGGTTGAGTGGCCTGCGGGCGGCGAGCGGCAGCGTGGAGCTGGGGTACTGGTTGGCCGCGGGCGCCGACCCCGACCTGGCGCTCGTCGCTGTGACGGGCGCGGTGCGCCAGGCGTTCGCTGTGCCGGGCGTGGCGCGCGTCTGCCTGCGCCAAGGCGCCGCCGACGGCGAGGGCGCGCGCGTGGCCGCCGCAGTGGGGTTCAGGCTCGAGGCCGTGTTGCGACGGGCCCGGGCGACCGTGGGCGGCGACATCGTCGACCAGGCCGTTCACGGCCTGCTGCGTGAGGAGTTCGCCGACGCCACGCCGGTGGCCGCGGCCCGCCGCCGCTTCGCCATGCCGGTCGACGCCGGGCTGGAGCTGGCGTTGCCGGAACGCGGGGACGCGGGCGAGGTCAGCACCCTGGCCGCGCGCAACCGTGAGCAGTTGAGACCGTGGATGCCGTGGGCCGACAGCATCTCCCCGGCGGCGCAACTGAGCTTCATCGAGGGGCGGGCCCTGCCCGCGGTCCGCAGCGGCGACGGCTTCGAGGCGCTCATCGTCGAGCGGGGGCGGGTGGTCGGCATGGCCGGGCTTCACAGCGTCGATCCGGCCGCGCGCTCCGGCGCCTTGGGCTACTGGCTCGACGACGAGCGGCGGGGCCGCGGCGTCGTCACCAGGTGCGTCCGGGCGATCGTGGCGCGCTGCTTCGAGTCGGGCGCCTGCGGCGGCCGCCCGTTCGAGCGCGTCGAGATTCAGGCCGGCGCGGAGAACGCCCCCAGCCGCGCCGTGGCCGAGCGGTTGGGGTTCGTGCTCGAGGGGGTGGTGCGCCACGACCAGAGCGTGGGGGGCACCGACCTCGACATGGCGGTGTACGGCCTGCTGCGGGGCGAGTGGCGGGCGGGCGGGGGCGCCGGCGGCGCCGCCGGCGCCGCGCCGTGAGGCCGCCGCGTCGTGAGGCGGCCGCGCCCGGTTCGGCAGGCGCGCCTGGTTAGGCAGGCGCGCCTGGTTAGGCCGGCGCGCCCGGCTCCGCCTGGCGCTCACCAGGGGCGCTCCGGCGCGGGAGGTCGAACCCGACACGCTCGCGTTGGCGTCGAGGGTCTAACCTACGGCGAGGAGGCCGCGACATGGTCCATGCTTCTGCGAACGGCTCAGGGTTCGGCTCGCACTTCGCCGGTGCGGGAGTGGGGGCGTGGCGGCGCGCGGCCGGGCCGGGGGTGCAGGACGACATCGCCGAGGAGGACGAGCTGGACGACGCGCTCGATGACAGCTTCCCGGCGTCCGACCCGCCGGCGCCGGCGCAGCCGCACCCGGACCGCTGGTACCCGCCCGAGGGGGAGCCGGCCGAGCGTGCGCCCGCCGACGGTGGTGGGGATGGCGGACGTCGCCAGGAGCGGCGCGACCGCGACGGGAGCGGGTCGCGGCCGGCGTAGCTCGCGGGCGGGTCGGCGGGCGCGAGTGTCGTTGGCGGCACCCCTGATACCCCCCTGGGGTATATAACTGGCCTGAGGCGACGGCCCCTAGCGCGGGGCCACGTCGCGAACCAAGGCGCCGCATGCGCCTGGTCGCGGAGCCTACGGCGCTCGCCACCAGCGGCGTCGACCCGGACCTCCCTGGGCGCGGCGGTATTAGGCCCCGCGTCCCGGAAGGCGGTAAGGAGCAGGTCCATGTCGGAGTTGGGGTTCAGCATCACCGTTCCAGGCACCATCCACGCGGTGCGTGAGAGGGTAACCGGCGCGCTCAAGACCGAAGGGTTCGGCGTCCTCACCCACATCGACGTCGAGGCCACCCTCGCCGAGAAGCTGGGCGAGAGGATCGAGCCGTACCAGATCCTCGGGGCGTGCAACCCGGCCCTGGCGCACAAGGCCCTCGAGGCCGACAGGGACATCGGCCTGTTGCTGCCGTGCAACGTCGTGCTGCGCGAGGTGGCGGGCGCCACGCACGTGAGCGTCGTCGACCCGCAGGCCATGTTCGGCGTCGTGGCCGACGCGGCCAGGGAGCAACTCGAGCCCGTGGTGCGGGAGGCCCGCGCCAAGCTGCGGCGCGTGGTGGCCGGCCTGGCCGACTGAGGCCGGGTTGTGAGGGCCGCGCCCCCTACGCGTGCCCGGGAGCGGGTCGCGGGACGCACGCGTCGAGCTCGGCCAACCGCCCCCGCCTCCCGCGCCGGCGTTTGACAGCGTGAACCGCCGCCTGGATATAGTGGTCCGACGCACACCTTTCGTCGCTCGGCCCGGACACGTACGTTCGTGTGGGGCGACACCGTCAATGTCGTCGGAGAGGACGCATATGAAGCGACTGGCCGTAACCGTCGTGGCGCTCGCGCTCATGGGAGGCGTGGCGCTGGCGCAAGACACCGTGAAGATCGGGGTGTTCCTCGAACTGTCCGGCCGCATGGCCGTGACGGGCAACGACACGCTCTACGGCGTGCAGGTCGCGCACGACCAGCAGCCCGAGGTGCTCGGCAAGAAGGTCGAGCTCTCCATCTGCGATAACGCCAGCACCGTCGAGGGCTCGGTGGCGTGCGCCAACCGCTTCGTCGACGAGGGCGTCGTGGCCGTGATCGGCTCGTACTCCTCCAGCCACTCCATCCCCGTGGCG
Coding sequences within:
- a CDS encoding DUF302 domain-containing protein translates to MSELGFSITVPGTIHAVRERVTGALKTEGFGVLTHIDVEATLAEKLGERIEPYQILGACNPALAHKALEADRDIGLLLPCNVVLREVAGATHVSVVDPQAMFGVVADAAREQLEPVVREARAKLRRVVAGLAD
- a CDS encoding GNAT family N-acetyltransferase, with protein sequence MPGAEGEPAGRPRHGFSLDLGAGVALRLREPHHVGPYSELVARNSVRLAAAPVGLVPAGSAGAGAHTDLALAEFVAGTGWEADLVVGGALWGAVRLSGLRAASGSVELGYWLAAGADPDLALVAVTGAVRQAFAVPGVARVCLRQGAADGEGARVAAAVGFRLEAVLRRARATVGGDIVDQAVHGLLREEFADATPVAAARRRFAMPVDAGLELALPERGDAGEVSTLAARNREQLRPWMPWADSISPAAQLSFIEGRALPAVRSGDGFEALIVERGRVVGMAGLHSVDPAARSGALGYWLDDERRGRGVVTRCVRAIVARCFESGACGGRPFERVEIQAGAENAPSRAVAERLGFVLEGVVRHDQSVGGTDLDMAVYGLLRGEWRAGGGAGGAAGAAP